The following coding sequences lie in one Candidatus Nitrospira nitrificans genomic window:
- a CDS encoding M23 family metallopeptidase → MKSSWDLLPSRRARPVQCLLGLALLIAGCLPVDLCAGSLPVGQGAHGHYTGKQGDIIVVKVPVDDPATGVQGKFLGRSISFFSDMRLDEPKGFVGLLGIDLQDEPGTHELTVELKTGEHSRTLTYSVSVAKGRFHVEHLTLPKDKVDLDDKSVVRWKAEQEQVKTGLAGDSPTRIWQPGFVEPVNGKRTGIFGSVRVMNGQPRNPHNGEDIGAPFGTDVLATNDGVVRLTVDHIFSGKGLFLDHGLGFYSMYFHLSEVLVKDGDQVKAGQIVGKVGATGRATGPHLHWGVKLNGARVNPYALLDLPFKGAVQSAAPVSVTQPASGAGSPAP, encoded by the coding sequence ATGAAGTCGTCTTGGGATCTGCTACCTTCACGGCGCGCCCGCCCGGTTCAGTGCTTACTTGGGCTCGCTCTGTTGATCGCCGGTTGTCTCCCGGTCGATCTCTGTGCCGGATCTTTACCGGTCGGTCAAGGTGCTCATGGCCACTATACCGGCAAACAGGGCGACATTATCGTCGTCAAAGTCCCGGTTGATGATCCAGCCACCGGCGTACAGGGGAAATTCCTGGGACGCTCCATCAGCTTCTTCTCGGACATGCGACTCGACGAGCCGAAAGGATTTGTCGGATTGCTCGGGATTGATCTGCAGGACGAGCCTGGGACTCATGAACTGACCGTCGAACTGAAGACGGGCGAGCACAGTCGTACGCTGACCTACAGCGTATCGGTCGCCAAGGGAAGGTTTCATGTCGAGCATCTGACGCTGCCCAAAGACAAGGTCGATCTTGACGACAAGAGTGTGGTGCGTTGGAAAGCCGAGCAGGAGCAGGTGAAAACAGGACTGGCCGGCGATTCACCGACAAGGATATGGCAGCCTGGTTTCGTGGAGCCGGTGAACGGCAAGCGGACGGGGATCTTCGGCAGTGTCAGAGTCATGAACGGGCAGCCGCGGAATCCGCACAACGGAGAAGACATTGGAGCTCCGTTCGGAACCGATGTGCTGGCGACGAATGACGGGGTGGTGCGCCTCACCGTCGACCATATTTTCTCCGGGAAAGGTCTGTTTCTGGACCACGGCTTGGGGTTCTACTCGATGTATTTTCATCTATCCGAAGTGCTGGTCAAGGACGGCGATCAGGTGAAAGCCGGGCAGATCGTCGGGAAGGTGGGAGCGACGGGTCGCGCCACCGGTCCGCATCTCCATTGGGGGGTGAAACTCAACGGCGCGCGCGTGAATCCGTATGCGCTGCTGGATCTTCCATTCAAAGGCGCGGTACAGTCGGCAGCTCCAGTGTCCGTCACCCAACCTGCTTCCGGCGCGGGTTCGCCGGCTCCCTAG
- the pafA gene encoding Pup--protein ligase, with protein sequence MKQRIYGLENEYGLIFSPNGRIYLPMEKVLGYIFEGLIPNSWPSNAFLVNGARFYQDTGCHPEYSTPECDNIVDLVVHDKAGERLLEACLPAAEERLREEGLSGEIYIFKNNTDSLGNTYGCHENFLMRRDVDFWKVTEQLIPFFVTRQVFSGAGKVLKVSGKPQYFISQRAQHIHEKTSSSTTSSRSIINTRDEPHSDAERYRRLHIIVGDSNMSEYATYLKVGTAALVLSMIEDGYTVHGLELEDPVKAIREVSRDPTLKKKVKLDDGRQMTAIEIQLAYLKRAKEYLNQQAHEPILDDVWGKWERMLEQLEEDPMQLVHQVDWVTKKHLIQSYVDKKNCGWDDPRVFLLDLQFHDVKRTRGLYYLMESRGLIERVVEEEAVQRAMSTPPQTTRAKVRGDFIRFARAKNRSYTVDWTYLKLNGYWEETILCMDPFSAVNRRVEELISQVSGGKFYR encoded by the coding sequence ATGAAGCAACGGATTTACGGGCTTGAGAACGAATACGGCCTCATTTTCTCCCCGAATGGCCGTATCTATCTTCCCATGGAAAAAGTCCTGGGGTACATCTTTGAAGGACTGATTCCGAACAGCTGGCCCTCGAACGCCTTCTTGGTCAACGGCGCGCGGTTCTATCAAGACACCGGCTGTCATCCCGAATACTCGACTCCGGAGTGCGACAATATCGTGGACCTCGTGGTCCACGATAAAGCGGGGGAGCGATTGTTGGAAGCCTGTTTGCCGGCTGCGGAGGAACGGCTTCGAGAGGAAGGGTTGTCCGGGGAAATCTATATTTTTAAGAACAACACGGATTCTCTGGGAAATACCTACGGCTGCCACGAGAACTTCCTCATGCGGCGTGACGTCGATTTTTGGAAAGTCACTGAACAATTGATTCCGTTTTTCGTGACGCGGCAGGTGTTCAGCGGGGCCGGAAAAGTATTAAAAGTATCCGGAAAGCCGCAGTATTTCATCTCGCAGCGCGCGCAACATATTCACGAGAAGACCTCCTCGTCGACGACGTCGTCGCGAAGCATCATCAATACCCGCGACGAGCCCCATTCGGACGCCGAACGCTATCGGCGCCTCCATATCATCGTCGGGGATTCCAACATGTCCGAGTACGCGACGTACCTCAAGGTGGGGACGGCTGCGCTCGTCTTGTCGATGATCGAAGATGGGTATACGGTGCATGGGTTGGAACTCGAGGATCCCGTCAAGGCGATCCGCGAGGTTTCGCGGGATCCGACGTTGAAGAAAAAGGTGAAACTCGACGACGGCCGGCAGATGACCGCCATTGAAATTCAACTGGCCTATCTCAAGCGGGCCAAGGAGTACCTGAATCAACAGGCGCACGAACCCATCCTCGACGATGTGTGGGGCAAATGGGAACGGATGCTTGAGCAGCTGGAGGAAGATCCGATGCAACTCGTCCATCAGGTCGATTGGGTCACGAAGAAACATTTGATCCAATCCTATGTGGACAAAAAGAATTGCGGGTGGGACGACCCAAGGGTGTTCCTCCTGGATTTGCAGTTCCATGACGTGAAGCGGACAAGAGGGTTGTATTATCTAATGGAGTCTCGCGGGCTCATCGAACGAGTCGTCGAGGAGGAGGCGGTCCAGCGCGCGATGTCCACCCCACCGCAAACGACCAGGGCCAAGGTCCGCGGGGATTTCATTCGATTCGCGCGGGCCAAGAACCGATCCTATACCGTCGATTGGACGTATCTGAAACTGAACGGGTATTGGGAAGAAACCATTCTCTGCATGGATCCCTTCAGCGCGGTGAATCGACGGGTCGAAGAATTGATTTCCCAAGTGTCCGGAGGAAAGTTCTACCGATGA
- a CDS encoding helix-turn-helix transcriptional regulator, with protein MERNFRLDWQGLVEEAVRRRKEQKLSQKKLAVLAGVSGPTVNAFEQQRTTITLESALKILRCLGMA; from the coding sequence ATGGAACGGAACTTTCGCCTTGATTGGCAAGGCCTTGTCGAAGAAGCGGTAAGACGCCGCAAGGAACAGAAACTGAGCCAGAAGAAGTTGGCCGTCCTAGCTGGAGTCAGCGGGCCGACGGTCAATGCCTTCGAGCAGCAACGGACGACCATTACGTTGGAATCCGCGCTGAAAATTCTCCGCTGCCTGGGGATGGCCTAA
- the prcA gene encoding proteasome subunit alpha, with the protein MPMPYYVSPEQMMQDKAEYAKKGIAKGRSIIVMEYVDGILLTADNPSASLHKVSEIYDNIAFAGAGKYSEFENLRKAGIRHADLKGFMYSREDVTARSLANGYSQSLGTVFSQEMKPLEVEILVVQAGTNTHPNEIYRISFDGSIIDEKNFAVIGGKSEAVQAILKEKSPSQAPPLDAALKLCVMALEQTANQKLQPEGLEVAVLDRTRAGRKFRRLSITDTRPILSP; encoded by the coding sequence ATGCCGATGCCCTATTACGTGTCCCCTGAACAGATGATGCAGGATAAGGCGGAGTATGCCAAGAAGGGGATTGCCAAAGGTCGCTCGATCATCGTGATGGAGTATGTCGACGGCATTCTGTTGACGGCGGATAATCCGAGCGCCTCGCTGCACAAGGTATCGGAAATCTACGATAACATCGCGTTTGCGGGAGCGGGCAAGTATAGCGAGTTTGAGAACCTTCGAAAGGCGGGTATCCGTCACGCTGACCTCAAAGGGTTCATGTACAGCCGCGAAGACGTCACGGCCCGCTCTCTGGCGAACGGGTATTCTCAAAGCCTGGGGACGGTATTCAGTCAGGAAATGAAGCCGCTGGAGGTGGAGATTCTTGTGGTGCAGGCCGGTACCAACACTCACCCGAATGAAATCTACCGTATTTCGTTCGACGGCAGCATCATCGACGAGAAGAACTTTGCGGTGATCGGTGGAAAGTCTGAGGCGGTGCAAGCCATCTTGAAGGAAAAAAGTCCTAGTCAGGCACCGCCCTTGGACGCCGCGTTAAAGCTGTGCGTCATGGCATTGGAGCAGACAGCCAATCAAAAGCTGCAGCCGGAAGGGTTGGAAGTCGCGGTCTTGGACCGAACCCGTGCCGGTCGAAAGTTTCGCCGGTTATCGATCACCGACACTCGACCCATCCTCTCTCCCTGA
- the dop gene encoding depupylase/deamidase Dop, whose translation MPDHTSTNRLRVLGTETEFGIAAKDPSAMDPVSGSFAVIGQYPGLPAPAALWDYEHENPLVDARGFEVEGERERPNPDYNRQLNKVLANGGRLYVDGAHPEYSTPECSNAREVVAFERVGERILAQCLQELARVRGSEQYILYKNNSDGKGNSYGYHENYLVSRAVPFDRIVRVLTPFFVTRPIFAGAGKVGAENQTSPAEYQISQRADFFECLMDLNTMVKRPIVNTRDEPHADAARFRRLHVITGDANMAELSTYLKVGTLDIVLDLLESGADLPQLELDEPVRVFKQVSRDLEVKETLKLTGGRPTTALAVQRAYLSAAKTFYASQAHSPTTQDVLRRWEDVLNQLDRDPRLLVNALDWVAKRHMIESYMERKGVGWDDPRMKLMDLQYHDVRPDKGLFYTLERSRLIERIVEEEEIQRAELHPPTGTRAYFRGRCVSKFSKALYGASWTSVLFDVGNTTIKKVPLMDPHRGTQALTQELLDTTDSVDALIEKLKV comes from the coding sequence ATGCCTGACCATACCTCCACGAATCGCTTGCGTGTGCTTGGCACTGAAACCGAGTTCGGCATCGCGGCAAAAGATCCGTCCGCGATGGACCCTGTGTCAGGCTCCTTCGCCGTCATCGGACAGTATCCAGGATTGCCGGCTCCGGCGGCGCTGTGGGATTACGAGCACGAAAATCCACTCGTGGATGCCCGAGGTTTTGAAGTCGAAGGCGAGCGAGAACGCCCCAATCCTGACTACAACCGGCAGTTGAACAAGGTGCTGGCGAACGGCGGACGGCTCTATGTCGATGGAGCTCATCCGGAATACTCGACGCCGGAGTGTTCAAATGCCCGGGAGGTGGTGGCATTCGAACGAGTCGGAGAACGTATTCTCGCCCAATGCCTTCAGGAATTGGCTCGGGTGAGAGGAAGCGAACAGTACATCCTCTACAAGAACAATTCCGACGGCAAGGGCAACAGTTACGGATACCATGAAAATTATTTGGTCTCGAGAGCCGTGCCGTTCGACCGGATCGTTCGGGTGCTGACGCCGTTTTTTGTCACACGACCGATCTTTGCCGGAGCCGGAAAAGTTGGGGCTGAAAATCAGACCAGCCCGGCGGAATATCAAATCTCGCAGCGCGCCGACTTTTTTGAATGTCTCATGGACCTCAATACGATGGTCAAACGGCCGATCGTCAATACGCGGGACGAACCGCATGCCGATGCGGCGAGGTTTCGGAGGCTCCATGTCATCACGGGCGATGCCAATATGGCGGAACTCTCCACCTATTTGAAGGTGGGAACGTTGGACATTGTCTTGGACTTGCTGGAATCAGGAGCCGATCTGCCACAGCTTGAACTGGACGAGCCGGTTCGCGTGTTCAAGCAGGTGTCGCGCGACCTGGAGGTGAAGGAAACCCTGAAACTTACCGGTGGAAGGCCCACCACGGCTCTTGCCGTCCAGCGGGCGTACCTGAGCGCCGCCAAGACTTTTTATGCCTCGCAGGCTCACAGCCCGACCACTCAGGATGTATTGCGTCGTTGGGAGGATGTCCTAAACCAGCTCGATCGCGATCCGCGGCTGTTGGTGAACGCATTGGATTGGGTCGCCAAGCGGCATATGATCGAGTCCTACATGGAGCGTAAAGGCGTCGGATGGGATGATCCCCGAATGAAGCTGATGGATCTCCAGTACCATGATGTTCGTCCGGACAAGGGATTGTTTTATACCCTGGAACGCAGCCGCCTCATCGAACGGATCGTTGAGGAAGAAGAGATTCAGCGCGCTGAATTGCACCCTCCGACCGGCACAAGGGCCTACTTCCGTGGGCGCTGTGTCAGTAAGTTTTCAAAGGCGCTGTATGGGGCCAGTTGGACCTCGGTGCTGTTCGACGTCGGCAATACGACGATCAAAAAAGTGCCGCTGATGGATCCTCATCGAGGGACGCAGGCATTGACGCAGGAGTTGCTGGACACAACCGATTCGGTCGATGCCCTGATCGAAAAGCTCAAGGTGTGA
- a CDS encoding HipA domain-containing protein: protein MHLKNFAMFCTDAGLRLSPAYDAISVSLYGYKTIALSIDGAANLPIGNLKPQTLIRLGQEFGLSTEAMAMATDQLERRKQAMAKSRIGSKALRDEILTHMETRWNGTFALIGKALSKKR, encoded by the coding sequence ATGCATCTGAAGAACTTCGCCATGTTTTGTACCGATGCCGGCTTGCGGTTATCGCCCGCTTACGACGCCATATCGGTGTCCTTGTATGGCTACAAGACGATCGCCTTGTCGATCGACGGTGCCGCCAACCTTCCCATAGGCAACTTAAAGCCGCAAACGCTGATCCGGTTAGGACAAGAGTTCGGTTTGTCCACGGAAGCCATGGCTATGGCCACTGACCAGCTCGAAAGACGCAAGCAGGCCATGGCAAAAAGCAGGATCGGGAGCAAGGCGTTAAGAGATGAAATTCTCACCCACATGGAAACGCGATGGAACGGAACTTTCGCCTTGATTGGCAAGGCCTTGTCGAAGAAGCGGTAA
- the prcB gene encoding proteasome subunit beta produces the protein MKLPYLPDHDGSSFFDFVSTHHPELALRSPGMAPVSDQVRAVGPVAVPSATTVLALKYQQGVVIAGDRRATEGFQIADRRIEKVFKIDGWSAMAIAGAAGPCIEMAKLFQTELEHYEKLEGMPLSCEGKANKLGQMVKANLPMVFQGLVVMPLYVGYDENRGEGRIFKYDITGGRYEESDYHAIGSGGKDARNTMREHFQRQLSEGDAIRLALLALYNAADDDVGTGGPDLVRGIYPTAKVVTAQGIADVSDDTLRAVCNDVMAARRSRET, from the coding sequence ATGAAGCTGCCCTATCTCCCCGACCACGACGGCTCCAGTTTTTTTGACTTCGTCTCGACACATCATCCCGAGTTGGCGTTACGAAGCCCCGGCATGGCGCCCGTTTCAGACCAGGTGCGCGCCGTGGGGCCGGTCGCTGTGCCTTCCGCCACGACCGTGCTGGCGCTCAAGTATCAGCAAGGGGTTGTGATTGCCGGAGATCGCCGAGCCACGGAAGGGTTTCAGATCGCGGATCGTCGGATTGAAAAGGTCTTCAAGATCGACGGCTGGTCGGCCATGGCGATCGCGGGAGCGGCTGGTCCTTGCATCGAGATGGCCAAGCTATTTCAGACCGAATTGGAACATTACGAAAAACTGGAAGGCATGCCGCTCTCCTGTGAAGGAAAGGCCAATAAGCTGGGTCAGATGGTCAAGGCCAATCTTCCAATGGTGTTTCAAGGACTGGTCGTCATGCCATTGTACGTCGGATATGACGAGAACCGCGGCGAGGGCCGCATCTTCAAGTACGATATCACCGGCGGGAGGTATGAAGAGTCCGATTACCATGCGATCGGTTCCGGGGGGAAAGATGCGCGGAACACCATGCGTGAACATTTTCAACGGCAACTCTCCGAGGGGGACGCGATTAGATTGGCCTTGCTGGCGCTCTACAATGCTGCGGATGACGATGTGGGCACCGGCGGACCCGATCTCGTACGGGGCATTTATCCCACGGCGAAGGTCGTGACGGCTCAAGGCATCGCCGATGTATCCGACGACACCCTGCGTGCCGTGTGCAATGATGTGATGGCCGCACGCCGTTCACGGGAGACGTAA